From a single Rhodococcus jostii RHA1 genomic region:
- a CDS encoding TetR/AcrR family transcriptional regulator, which yields MTSQGTSRTARRAAATYRAIVDAAEEVMLEYGSDALTLDAVADRADVAVQTIYNRVGGRSALLVAVAERAFDDNRQYMDAAYAAPGAPVDRILRAAEAYARFAAERPHQFRLLVEPPDEPDALTRIADLVAEQNNKLAAALADGAEDGSINPHLDPATAATALWAAMNGILALTWRADRLRSDDAQARELVTTMTTMITQGLFTSTR from the coding sequence GTGACTTCGCAGGGCACGAGCCGGACCGCGCGGCGGGCCGCCGCAACTTATCGGGCGATTGTGGATGCCGCCGAGGAAGTCATGCTCGAATACGGCTCCGACGCACTCACTTTGGACGCGGTGGCCGACCGTGCCGATGTGGCGGTACAGACGATCTACAACCGGGTCGGCGGCCGGTCGGCGCTGCTGGTCGCGGTGGCCGAGCGGGCGTTCGACGACAACCGTCAGTACATGGACGCCGCATACGCGGCCCCGGGTGCGCCAGTCGACCGGATCCTCCGGGCCGCGGAGGCGTACGCCAGGTTCGCGGCCGAGCGACCGCATCAGTTCCGACTGCTCGTCGAACCTCCAGACGAACCGGACGCTCTCACCCGGATCGCCGACCTCGTCGCCGAACAGAACAACAAACTCGCCGCGGCCCTGGCCGATGGGGCTGAGGACGGCAGCATCAACCCGCACCTCGATCCGGCGACCGCCGCGACCGCACTGTGGGCAGCGATGAACGGCATCCTTGCACTGACCTGGCGCGCGGACCGACTCCGTAGCGACGACGCGCAAGCCCGCGAGCTGGTCACCACCATGACGACGATGATCACTCAAGGCCTGTTCACAAGCACACGCTGA
- a CDS encoding SDR family oxidoreductase, which produces MDRFDITFTSDSQACAGWFYRAAVEGPAPCIVMAHGLAGVKEMRLDAYAERFAGQGYHVLVFDYRHFGASAGTPRQVLDIGKQHTDWIAAVDYARSRPEVDSSRIVLWGSSLSGGHAMALAKPVGAAAAIAQVPHTDGIASLLAIPPVQSLRLTGHALYDVVRSALGLSPHYVAASGEPGSPALMTAPEAAGYLQLVPQGHQFDQRVAARFALRVGLYSPGRALRDLDIPVLVQVATKDETTPPTPAVKAGKRARRGVVRTYDCGHFAPYLGETFETIVTDQIQFLQQALDSNQETLMPRTVVITGAGAGIGRAAARRFAAKGWTLCATDVDSSALDELRADLGDQHTYASLDVTDKAEIARVFAEFAAAHGGSFEVLVNNAGVAFIDKFEDMTLEQHELITRVNVNGVLNCTYLAFPHLSKTGDAKVINMCSLSAEYGVPSEATYSASKFWVRGFTEAMNIEWERHGIHVCDIMPNFVATPMMDAAHGDIVDSIGINLTADDVATTILEAAEDRARVHWIVDTTKLKIVRAITNNVPAPIRRRLIKKFAGF; this is translated from the coding sequence ATGGACCGCTTCGACATCACCTTCACTTCCGATTCACAGGCGTGCGCGGGGTGGTTCTACCGCGCCGCCGTCGAGGGACCGGCGCCGTGCATCGTCATGGCGCACGGACTGGCGGGGGTCAAGGAAATGCGTCTGGACGCGTATGCGGAACGGTTCGCCGGCCAGGGGTATCACGTGCTGGTATTCGACTACCGGCACTTCGGTGCCAGTGCCGGTACGCCGCGGCAGGTCCTCGACATCGGCAAGCAGCACACCGACTGGATCGCGGCGGTCGACTACGCCCGGTCCCGGCCCGAAGTGGACTCCTCCCGAATCGTGTTGTGGGGCTCCTCCTTGTCCGGGGGGCACGCCATGGCCCTGGCGAAACCGGTGGGCGCGGCCGCGGCAATCGCACAGGTACCGCACACCGACGGGATCGCCTCGCTGCTCGCGATCCCCCCGGTGCAGTCGTTGAGGTTGACCGGCCACGCCCTCTACGACGTGGTGCGTTCTGCTCTCGGGCTGTCCCCGCATTACGTCGCGGCCTCCGGCGAACCCGGGTCGCCCGCGCTGATGACCGCACCCGAGGCGGCCGGATATCTACAGCTGGTCCCGCAGGGGCATCAGTTCGACCAACGGGTCGCGGCGCGATTCGCACTGCGGGTCGGTCTGTACTCGCCCGGCCGAGCACTGCGCGACCTCGACATTCCCGTCCTCGTGCAGGTCGCGACCAAGGACGAGACCACCCCGCCGACACCAGCTGTCAAGGCCGGAAAGCGTGCCCGGCGCGGCGTTGTGCGTACCTACGACTGCGGGCACTTCGCCCCCTACCTCGGCGAGACATTCGAGACCATCGTCACCGACCAAATCCAGTTCCTTCAGCAAGCCCTCGACTCGAACCAGGAGACTCTCATGCCCCGCACCGTCGTCATTACCGGCGCAGGCGCAGGCATCGGTCGCGCAGCGGCCCGCCGCTTCGCCGCGAAGGGCTGGACGCTGTGTGCAACGGACGTCGATTCGTCCGCCCTCGACGAACTGCGCGCCGACCTTGGTGACCAGCACACCTACGCCAGCCTGGACGTCACCGACAAGGCAGAGATCGCCCGCGTCTTCGCCGAGTTCGCGGCAGCACACGGTGGCTCGTTCGAGGTCTTGGTCAACAACGCCGGCGTCGCGTTCATCGACAAATTCGAGGACATGACCCTCGAACAACACGAACTGATCACCCGCGTCAACGTCAACGGGGTGCTCAACTGCACCTACCTCGCCTTCCCCCACCTGTCGAAGACTGGCGACGCCAAGGTGATCAACATGTGTTCGCTCTCCGCCGAGTACGGAGTGCCCAGCGAGGCCACCTACTCGGCCAGCAAATTCTGGGTGCGCGGCTTCACCGAGGCAATGAACATCGAATGGGAGCGACACGGTATTCACGTGTGCGACATCATGCCAAACTTCGTGGCAACCCCGATGATGGATGCCGCCCACGGAGACATCGTCGACTCGATCGGAATCAATCTCACCGCCGACGACGTCGCGACCACGATCCTCGAAGCCGCCGAGGATAGGGCCCGAGTTCACTGGATCGTCGACACCACGAAGCTGAAGATTGTTCGCGCGATCACCAATAACGTGCCTGCTCCCATTCGTCGCCGGCTGATCAAGAAGTTCGCTGGCTTCTGA
- a CDS encoding PucR family transcriptional regulator: MRWWQNLRGEDILVPTTQPRAALSLDDEVRSLAGAGALDWAHALAVDLTREYVEVSIPELRRSADFTRGLQISAEANILGVLLILGSPGSEVQPPREALDFADEAVVQQVPLVAVLRGYQLGMQHWLRWCAPVIARHTNPVVQADELQLAVSAVVRYIDRLSEIMIAEYERELQRRATSGASRRAALVRAVLAGDVVNVDDTAHLLHYPLAGRHMALALHSRADSTNQVDVLEAAARSFATSVGATGLLTIATGLATMDAWVAVKADGGRPTNPMRERVTIGVGTPLTGVAGFVQSHRQALRALEILHMAAPGKLDPITYYDRVRLISLVAKDIPDVQTFVTATLGGLAGRDERSHELRETLLAFLEANKSYTAVSLSSHLHKNTVVQRVKRASELTGRDITNHLNLHVALMLVDVLGERVLADP, from the coding sequence ATGCGATGGTGGCAGAATTTGCGAGGCGAAGACATTCTCGTCCCGACGACTCAACCGAGAGCCGCACTGTCACTCGACGATGAGGTTCGCTCTCTGGCCGGTGCCGGCGCACTCGACTGGGCCCATGCACTCGCGGTGGATCTGACGCGGGAATATGTCGAAGTCTCGATTCCCGAGCTCAGGCGGTCGGCCGACTTCACCAGGGGCCTGCAGATCAGCGCGGAGGCGAACATACTCGGGGTCCTTCTTATCCTTGGCTCGCCCGGTTCGGAGGTCCAGCCGCCTCGAGAGGCGCTGGACTTCGCCGATGAGGCCGTCGTGCAGCAGGTGCCGCTGGTCGCGGTGCTGCGGGGCTATCAACTGGGTATGCAGCACTGGCTGCGGTGGTGCGCACCTGTGATTGCTCGCCATACCAATCCCGTGGTCCAGGCCGACGAGCTTCAACTCGCCGTCTCGGCAGTCGTGCGGTATATAGACCGCCTCTCCGAGATCATGATTGCCGAGTACGAGCGTGAACTGCAGCGACGTGCGACGTCGGGCGCTTCCCGTCGCGCCGCGCTGGTGAGAGCTGTCCTCGCCGGTGACGTGGTGAACGTCGACGACACCGCGCACCTCCTGCACTACCCACTGGCGGGCAGGCACATGGCGTTGGCCCTGCACAGCCGGGCGGACAGCACGAACCAGGTCGACGTTCTGGAGGCCGCAGCCAGATCTTTCGCTACTAGCGTCGGGGCAACTGGATTGCTGACCATTGCCACGGGCTTGGCCACCATGGATGCATGGGTCGCCGTCAAGGCGGACGGCGGAAGGCCGACGAACCCGATGCGCGAACGCGTCACCATCGGTGTCGGAACACCGCTGACTGGGGTAGCCGGCTTCGTTCAGTCCCACCGACAGGCGTTGCGGGCTCTGGAGATTCTTCACATGGCAGCGCCGGGGAAGCTGGACCCGATCACCTACTACGACCGAGTCCGGCTCATTTCCCTTGTAGCGAAGGATATTCCAGACGTCCAGACATTTGTCACTGCCACGCTGGGGGGTCTCGCGGGCAGAGATGAACGCTCTCACGAACTTCGCGAGACCCTCCTCGCGTTTTTGGAGGCGAACAAAAGTTATACCGCGGTGTCCCTCTCGTCTCATTTGCACAAGAACACCGTCGTTCAACGGGTGAAGAGGGCAAGCGAGCTAACCGGTCGAGATATCACGAATCACCTCAACCTGCATGTCGCCCTGATGCTGGTCGACGTGCTCGGCGAACGCGTTCTCGCTGATCCCTGA
- a CDS encoding long-chain-fatty-acid--CoA ligase, translating into MNLAANLHRSARLHPDRTALSCGDRTISYTEFLQLSQRIAGVIRASGVRPDTTIGLVSSNVPAFPVVFYGALLAGCSVVPLSPQLTARELIYFFEDSDAQMVLAHSPDADAADAAARQIGLPLLRVTGDGLPESWVRDTQPIEEAVHRSGDDTAVILYTSGTTGQPKGAMLTHDNLNTNAWTMCETILESDQHDVMIICLPLFHVFGLSCGINAAVVAGAESALVPKFDSSVVADLIGSKGATLFAGVPTMYSAMLNDPGTHELSSLRVCLSGGAALPLEVLHGFERRYGATIYEGYGLSETSPAAVFNRPSIERREGSVGLAVRGTDVRIVDSQGVGVAHGVVGEIVIRGECVMAGYFGRPEATAEAIPDGWFRSGDLGRMDEDGYLYIVDRKKQMIIRGGYNVYPRQIEEVLYEHPAIREVAVIGLEHSRLGEEIGAAVVIREGFEFSQADVQEFCRERIAGFQRPRHIWEVRELPKNAVGKILHRSIRPPVGLTVE; encoded by the coding sequence ATGAATCTGGCAGCGAACCTGCACCGTTCTGCCCGGCTCCACCCGGACCGCACAGCACTGTCCTGCGGTGACCGAACCATCAGCTATACGGAATTCCTTCAACTGTCACAAAGGATTGCAGGAGTGATCAGGGCTAGTGGGGTTAGACCTGACACAACGATTGGACTTGTGTCCAGCAACGTGCCTGCCTTCCCTGTCGTCTTTTACGGTGCGCTTTTGGCGGGTTGCAGCGTGGTTCCACTTAGTCCTCAATTGACGGCAAGAGAGTTAATATACTTCTTCGAGGACTCTGATGCTCAGATGGTGCTTGCACACTCACCGGATGCTGACGCTGCGGACGCGGCGGCACGACAGATTGGTCTACCGTTACTCCGTGTAACGGGCGATGGTCTACCCGAGAGCTGGGTCCGCGATACGCAGCCAATTGAGGAAGCCGTACACCGATCCGGTGACGACACGGCAGTGATTCTCTATACCTCAGGTACTACGGGGCAACCTAAGGGTGCCATGCTTACGCACGATAATTTGAACACGAATGCGTGGACCATGTGCGAAACGATACTTGAATCGGATCAGCACGATGTCATGATCATATGCCTGCCACTATTCCATGTATTCGGCTTGTCGTGCGGAATCAATGCAGCGGTGGTTGCTGGTGCTGAATCCGCCTTGGTCCCGAAGTTTGACTCCAGTGTCGTTGCCGATCTCATTGGCTCCAAGGGAGCCACTCTCTTTGCGGGGGTCCCGACGATGTACAGTGCCATGCTCAATGATCCAGGCACTCATGAGCTGTCGAGTCTGAGAGTATGTCTCTCGGGAGGTGCGGCTCTTCCATTGGAGGTTCTTCACGGCTTCGAACGTCGATACGGAGCAACAATTTACGAAGGATACGGACTGTCTGAGACTTCACCGGCGGCAGTATTCAACAGGCCATCGATCGAACGTAGGGAAGGTTCTGTCGGATTGGCGGTGCGAGGGACCGATGTTCGCATCGTCGATTCGCAGGGAGTAGGAGTGGCTCACGGGGTTGTGGGCGAGATCGTGATTCGAGGCGAATGTGTGATGGCTGGATACTTCGGTCGGCCGGAGGCGACGGCGGAGGCCATTCCGGATGGATGGTTCCGCAGCGGTGATCTTGGCCGGATGGACGAGGACGGCTACCTGTACATAGTCGACCGGAAGAAGCAGATGATTATTCGCGGCGGATACAATGTTTATCCACGCCAGATCGAGGAAGTGCTATACGAGCATCCCGCGATTCGGGAAGTTGCGGTGATCGGACTCGAGCACTCCCGGTTGGGTGAGGAGATCGGAGCGGCAGTGGTGATCCGCGAGGGATTTGAATTCAGCCAGGCTGACGTGCAAGAATTTTGCAGGGAGCGGATCGCAGGATTTCAGCGCCCCCGGCATATCTGGGAAGTACGCGAGCTCCCTAAGAACGCTGTGGGAAAAATCTTGCATCGAAGTATCCGACCACCGGTCGGTCTTACCGTCGAATGA
- a CDS encoding MFS transporter — protein MSRSNARLPGVETAPQSPNASQVKQNTSLTRVAAAASVGTAIEWYDFFIFGTAAALVFPYVFFTDQDPATAILASFVTFAVAFFARPVGAGIFGHFGDKIGRKRTLVWTLFIMGASTVLIGLLPGYSTGTFGLFGNGIGLWAPILLVAMRFFQGFAVGGEWAGAALLAAEYAPQGKRGMMTMWPQLGCAFAFLLSSGTFLVFSLIAGAGAALDSPFIQYGWRIPFLLSSVLVIIGLWIRLAVEETPVFRQEERRMVKDSKRNLPFLDVLKHQWKEILLAGGALASLFSFFYMGTSFLTNYATGKLGHDRSFVLATGGVAAIVFGVAIAASAMYSDRIGRRKVIGTSVTLAIVWSLAMFPILDTGSTTAFIIVLLVTLIIFGIAYGPAGALLPELFQARYRYTGAGLGYALAGILGGALPPLAASQMVAAGNSFGVGIMLSLLSAVSMACVLLLKESSRNKMYVDIEPERADTGSASAGAGIS, from the coding sequence ATGTCTCGTTCCAATGCGCGACTACCGGGTGTGGAGACTGCACCGCAGTCACCCAACGCGTCTCAGGTTAAACAAAATACCTCGCTGACGCGGGTGGCCGCCGCCGCCTCGGTCGGTACGGCCATCGAGTGGTACGACTTCTTCATCTTCGGCACGGCCGCCGCCCTTGTGTTCCCCTATGTCTTCTTTACCGACCAAGATCCGGCGACGGCAATCCTGGCGTCGTTCGTGACGTTCGCGGTGGCATTCTTCGCCCGGCCTGTCGGCGCGGGGATCTTCGGGCATTTCGGCGACAAAATTGGGCGCAAGCGAACTCTGGTGTGGACGTTATTCATCATGGGTGCCTCCACTGTCCTGATTGGTCTGCTACCGGGCTACAGCACCGGTACCTTCGGGCTGTTCGGGAATGGAATCGGTCTCTGGGCGCCGATCTTGCTCGTGGCGATGCGCTTCTTCCAGGGTTTTGCGGTCGGAGGCGAGTGGGCAGGCGCAGCACTGCTTGCCGCCGAGTACGCTCCGCAGGGCAAACGCGGCATGATGACGATGTGGCCGCAGCTCGGCTGCGCCTTCGCCTTCTTACTCTCCTCGGGTACGTTCCTCGTCTTCTCGCTTATCGCCGGTGCCGGCGCTGCGCTTGACAGCCCATTCATACAGTACGGCTGGCGCATCCCGTTTCTACTCTCATCGGTGCTGGTCATCATCGGACTGTGGATTCGTCTCGCGGTCGAGGAGACCCCGGTCTTCCGTCAGGAGGAAAGGCGCATGGTGAAGGACTCAAAGCGCAACCTCCCTTTCCTGGACGTCCTCAAGCACCAGTGGAAGGAGATCCTCCTCGCCGGTGGCGCGCTGGCGTCACTGTTTTCCTTTTTCTACATGGGCACATCGTTCCTGACGAATTACGCCACAGGAAAACTCGGCCACGATCGCTCGTTCGTGCTCGCGACTGGCGGGGTCGCTGCCATCGTCTTCGGTGTCGCCATCGCAGCGTCAGCCATGTACTCCGACCGGATCGGGCGCCGCAAAGTTATCGGTACCTCCGTCACGCTGGCCATTGTCTGGTCACTGGCAATGTTCCCGATTCTCGACACGGGCTCGACGACGGCGTTCATCATCGTCCTGTTGGTCACACTGATCATCTTCGGCATCGCTTACGGTCCGGCTGGTGCGCTGCTGCCCGAGCTGTTCCAGGCCCGCTACCGGTACACCGGTGCCGGCTTGGGCTACGCCCTCGCCGGCATCCTCGGTGGCGCGCTTCCACCGTTAGCCGCTTCTCAGATGGTCGCAGCAGGAAATAGTTTCGGCGTCGGCATCATGCTCTCGCTCCTGTCGGCGGTATCGATGGCTTGTGTCCTCCTCCTCAAAGAGTCAAGTCGTAACAAGATGTATGTCGACATCGAGCCTGAGCGGGCTGACACCGGAAGTGCCTCGGCTGGCGCAGGCATCTCGTAA
- a CDS encoding enoyl-CoA hydratase has product MNISTVPVAITLSDGVGVLTLDNPAKRNPLSVPVMSLLNEALLDFASNREVRAVVIRANGPVFSSGHDLSELVDRTLEDEREVFGVCTTMMESIQQIPQPVIAAVNGPAVAAGSQLASSCDLVVASSNAVFGTPGVKLGLFCSTPMVAISRAIGRKRMMQMLLTGEVIDAATAMDWGLVNEVVDLDRLDARVFELAAAIVKASPLTLRVGKQAFYRQIELPQSEAYAEMAEVMSTNAMTCDAQEGIEAFLAKRTPTWTGQ; this is encoded by the coding sequence ATGAATATCTCGACAGTGCCTGTGGCAATTACTCTTTCCGATGGGGTGGGAGTTCTTACGCTCGATAACCCCGCGAAGAGGAATCCTCTCTCGGTTCCCGTGATGTCGTTGTTAAACGAAGCGTTACTGGATTTCGCGAGTAATCGCGAGGTGCGGGCGGTGGTTATTCGCGCCAACGGGCCGGTTTTCTCATCGGGCCACGATCTGAGCGAACTTGTTGACCGCACCCTCGAAGACGAGCGCGAGGTCTTCGGTGTCTGTACGACAATGATGGAGTCCATTCAGCAGATTCCACAGCCCGTTATCGCTGCGGTCAACGGCCCTGCTGTCGCAGCGGGTAGCCAGTTGGCTTCCTCGTGCGACCTCGTCGTCGCGTCTTCCAATGCCGTGTTCGGCACTCCCGGTGTCAAACTCGGCCTATTCTGCTCGACTCCTATGGTCGCGATCAGTCGCGCGATCGGAAGGAAGCGAATGATGCAGATGCTTTTGACCGGGGAAGTGATCGATGCGGCGACGGCGATGGATTGGGGCCTGGTCAATGAGGTGGTAGATCTAGATCGACTGGATGCGAGAGTGTTCGAACTCGCAGCGGCAATCGTCAAGGCGAGTCCGCTGACGCTCAGGGTTGGTAAACAGGCATTCTACCGGCAGATTGAGCTTCCTCAATCGGAGGCGTATGCGGAGATGGCGGAAGTGATGTCAACGAACGCAATGACCTGCGACGCGCAAGAAGGTATCGAGGCGTTCCTTGCCAAGCGTACCCCGACGTGGACTGGACAGTAA
- a CDS encoding OsmC family protein, with the protein MTANAALATTIQAAVDHVKQNPSAAMATFKAKVLQDKGVQCSAFVRKHPAIIVDEPASLGGNDAGPSPVEYLLVSLGACQEILYQITASMMGIELDSVTVYLKGNLDVRGFMGEEGIPPGYQQITFETRIESQADAKAIEALVHTVEANCPTMDTIRRPVDVHGKAFLNGEPIVTV; encoded by the coding sequence ATGACCGCAAATGCTGCACTTGCCACGACAATTCAGGCGGCCGTCGACCACGTCAAGCAGAATCCTTCTGCCGCAATGGCGACCTTCAAGGCAAAAGTTCTGCAGGACAAGGGGGTGCAATGCTCTGCGTTCGTGCGCAAGCATCCCGCGATCATCGTCGATGAGCCGGCGAGCCTTGGTGGCAACGACGCCGGCCCGAGCCCCGTGGAGTACCTGCTGGTGTCGTTGGGCGCCTGCCAGGAGATCCTGTACCAAATCACGGCGAGCATGATGGGGATCGAGCTGGATTCCGTCACCGTGTATCTCAAGGGGAATCTGGACGTCCGCGGGTTCATGGGAGAAGAAGGGATTCCGCCCGGCTATCAGCAGATCACCTTCGAAACCCGTATCGAGAGCCAGGCGGATGCCAAGGCGATCGAAGCGCTCGTCCACACCGTCGAGGCAAACTGTCCGACAATGGACACTATTCGGCGCCCTGTCGACGTCCATGGAAAGGCCTTCCTCAACGGCGAGCCGATCGTCACCGTCTGA
- a CDS encoding DDE-type integrase/transposase/recombinase gives MLQGPRKQDRYLLYLAIDVFSRYPVAWRIEYAETTQIAVQMFAAAFEKYGVPLVLHADNGASMRSHALIAALDEAGACRTYSRPRVSDDNPFSESLFKTLKYDSSCPERFDGIGHAREWTEQFL, from the coding sequence ATGCTCCAGGGGCCGCGCAAGCAGGACCGGTACTTGCTGTATCTGGCAATCGACGTTTTCTCTCGTTACCCGGTGGCCTGGCGGATCGAGTACGCCGAGACGACACAGATAGCGGTGCAGATGTTCGCTGCCGCGTTCGAGAAGTACGGGGTGCCGCTGGTGTTGCATGCCGACAACGGGGCGTCGATGCGCTCACATGCCCTGATCGCCGCCCTCGACGAGGCGGGCGCGTGCCGGACCTACTCACGGCCGAGGGTCAGCGATGACAACCCGTTCTCCGAGTCGCTGTTCAAAACACTCAAGTACGACTCGAGTTGCCCAGAACGGTTCGACGGCATCGGTCACGCACGGGAGTGGACCGAGCAGTTCTTGTAG
- a CDS encoding NAD(P)/FAD-dependent oxidoreductase — protein sequence MASNTAHHGIVILGGGSAGISVASRLRRKGVKDVCVVDPAVTHYYQPLWTLVGGGRASMDESGRPQASVMPRGVTWLRSAAEEIDPVQRQITVDDGTTIGYDRLVVCPGIQTDWDAIPGVADAVSTPFASSNYARELAPKSWELIRNLRSGTAVFTMPAGPMKCAGAPQKIAYLAADYWRKQGLLDDIRIVLVLPTPAMFGIKAFSEELDRVAKDYGIEVHLSSELAEVDPDGREVSIIDTTTKTTDTIKYDLLHVVAPQSAPDFIKKSPLALPDNPAGWVDVDKHTLQHNRFPDIFALGDAGSTPNSKTGAAVRKQAPVVVDNLLATVSGRPLTAAYNGYGSCPLTTSRNTMLLAEFDYSAQHTPSIPLIDTTKSRRDMWYLKRYGLPFLYWNLMLKGRA from the coding sequence ATGGCCTCGAATACCGCACATCATGGAATCGTCATCCTGGGCGGCGGAAGCGCCGGAATCAGTGTCGCGTCCCGGCTACGCCGGAAGGGCGTAAAGGATGTATGCGTCGTCGACCCTGCAGTCACGCACTACTACCAACCGCTGTGGACCCTCGTCGGCGGCGGCCGCGCCAGCATGGACGAGAGTGGCCGGCCGCAGGCGTCGGTAATGCCCAGAGGGGTGACTTGGCTCCGGAGCGCGGCTGAAGAAATCGACCCTGTGCAGAGACAGATCACCGTCGATGACGGCACAACCATCGGCTACGATCGACTCGTGGTCTGTCCAGGCATCCAGACCGACTGGGATGCAATTCCGGGCGTTGCCGATGCGGTTTCAACACCGTTCGCCTCGAGTAACTACGCCCGCGAACTCGCTCCGAAGTCCTGGGAGCTCATTCGGAACCTTCGTTCGGGCACGGCAGTATTTACTATGCCGGCCGGGCCGATGAAATGCGCCGGCGCACCGCAGAAGATCGCGTACCTTGCAGCCGACTACTGGCGTAAGCAGGGACTTCTCGACGACATCCGCATCGTACTCGTCCTTCCGACTCCGGCGATGTTCGGAATCAAAGCATTCTCTGAGGAACTCGACCGCGTCGCCAAGGACTACGGGATTGAAGTTCACCTGAGCAGCGAGCTAGCCGAAGTGGACCCTGACGGACGCGAAGTGTCCATCATCGACACCACCACCAAGACCACCGACACGATCAAGTACGACCTACTCCATGTCGTCGCACCCCAATCGGCACCCGATTTCATCAAGAAGTCTCCACTCGCTCTCCCCGACAACCCTGCCGGATGGGTGGACGTCGACAAGCACACCCTTCAGCACAATCGTTTCCCCGACATCTTCGCTCTCGGCGACGCAGGGTCCACGCCGAACTCCAAAACCGGTGCCGCCGTTCGCAAGCAAGCACCCGTGGTCGTCGATAATCTTCTCGCGACAGTCAGCGGCCGGCCTCTCACCGCGGCATACAACGGATACGGGTCATGCCCATTGACCACATCTCGAAACACGATGCTACTGGCCGAGTTTGACTACTCTGCCCAGCACACACCCTCTATCCCTCTCATCGACACCACAAAGTCTCGCCGGGACATGTGGTACTTGAAACGATACGGGCTTCCCTTCCTGTACTGGAACCTCATGCTAAAAGGACGTGCCTGA
- a CDS encoding cupin domain-containing protein — MTSTINDRTPTRLEGPGGAYISDPKNATMVMGGSEWDGAPQIPGATLVLHAMGDRTNNSLTFAEVTFPVGQRPWFHTHHSEDEGFFILEGQLTVTVLDDEGQRHTLVTNPGELVWGPQDYAHSYHVTSDVPCKTIIALTPGSTLPGYFAAVQNLELDPNDTAAVEAFCEETHRLYGLEFLPHIPLDV, encoded by the coding sequence ATGACTTCGACGATCAACGACCGTACTCCCACTCGTCTGGAGGGCCCGGGTGGCGCGTATATCTCGGACCCGAAGAACGCCACGATGGTGATGGGTGGCAGCGAGTGGGATGGGGCCCCGCAGATCCCCGGTGCCACCCTAGTCCTGCACGCCATGGGGGACCGAACCAACAACTCGCTCACGTTCGCGGAGGTCACCTTCCCCGTCGGCCAGCGTCCGTGGTTTCACACCCATCACAGCGAGGATGAGGGTTTCTTCATCCTGGAAGGCCAACTGACGGTGACCGTCCTCGATGATGAGGGGCAGCGTCACACGCTGGTAACCAACCCCGGCGAACTGGTGTGGGGACCGCAGGATTACGCGCACAGCTATCACGTCACCAGTGACGTGCCGTGCAAGACGATCATTGCGCTCACGCCCGGGTCGACGCTTCCGGGGTACTTCGCGGCCGTCCAGAATCTCGAGCTTGACCCCAACGACACGGCAGCGGTGGAGGCTTTCTGCGAAGAAACGCACAGGCTGTACGGGCTCGAGTTCTTGCCGCACATTCCTCTCGACGTGTGA
- a CDS encoding peroxidase-related enzyme (This protein belongs to a clade of uncharacterized proteins related to peroxidases such as the alkylhydroperoxidase AhpD.), with translation MKSRFPLCPLAELSGLPDDVAASILKIQEKSGFVPNVFLMLARRPAEFRAFFDYHDAIMYRSESSLTKGEREMVITTISADNHCLYCVVSHGAILRVYEKNPIVADQVAVNYRHADITPRQRAILDFAVKVNKSAWEIADSDFESLHHYGLDDEDAWDIAAITALFGLSNRMATVGKLEPNLEFYILGRTPRD, from the coding sequence GTGAAGTCGCGTTTCCCCTTATGCCCCCTCGCTGAATTGAGCGGTCTTCCTGATGACGTCGCGGCCAGCATTCTCAAGATTCAGGAGAAGTCTGGGTTCGTTCCCAATGTGTTTCTGATGCTCGCTCGCCGACCGGCGGAATTTCGGGCGTTCTTCGACTACCACGACGCGATCATGTACCGCAGCGAATCGTCTCTCACAAAGGGAGAACGGGAGATGGTCATCACCACGATCTCCGCAGACAATCACTGTCTCTACTGTGTTGTCTCGCATGGTGCCATCCTCCGGGTGTATGAGAAGAATCCGATTGTCGCAGATCAAGTTGCGGTGAACTATCGGCATGCGGACATCACTCCTCGGCAGCGCGCGATCCTCGATTTTGCGGTCAAGGTCAACAAGAGTGCATGGGAAATCGCCGACTCCGACTTCGAATCTTTGCACCATTATGGCCTTGACGACGAGGATGCCTGGGACATTGCAGCTATCACTGCACTATTCGGTCTGAGCAACCGCATGGCCACTGTTGGCAAGCTGGAGCCGAACCTCGAGTTCTACATTCTTGGCCGTACCCCCAGGGATTGA